TGTGTAGCTGACGCCCGATCAGACCGGTTGGAACAATTAGGAAAAGTTTTTCCAGGTATAACTGGCTTGCAGGATGCTGATGGTATCATTCGAGATCCCGAAATAGATGCAGTGGTTATTGCAACACCTGTTTTTACACATTTTTCATTGGCTAAAGAAGCAATCCTCCAAGGGAAGCACGTACTGATTGAAAAGCCAATGACCTCTTCCTTGATCGAGGCGGAAATCTTGTTGAATCTGGCCGAGCAAAAGAACGTCCTGCTCATGGTCGATCATACCTTTTTATATACCGGTGCCGTCGAAAAGATGAAACAGTTGGTAGAGAGCCGGGAACTGGGAAATATAAAGTATCTGGACTCAACTCGAATTAACCTTGGCCTCTTTCAATCAGATGTAAATGTGCTTTGGGACTTAGCCCCACATGATATCTCCATATTGAACTACATCATAAATGAGCGCCCATACAGTGTCAATGCCACTGGGGTTACACATACACATAATGCCATTGAAAACATTGCCTACTTGACTGTAAACTACAGCTCCGGATTTATTGCTCACTTCAACTGCTCTTGGACCAGCCCGGTTAAGGTAAGAATGATGCTAATAGGTGGTGACCAGAAAATGATTTTGTACAATGACCTGGAACCAACTGAGAAAGTTAAGATTTACGATACCGGATATCATCACAAAACCGATGAAGAAAAGAAGCGGATACTGGTAGATTATCGTACCGGTGACATTCATGTGCCTAAGCTAAATACTTCTGAGGCATTGCTGGGTATGGCAAATGATTTTATAAGCTCAATTACAGAAAGTAAGGATCCAAGATCATCGGCCCAGTTAGGCCTAAATGTAGTACAGATACTAGAGGCATCTAGTAAATCTATTAAGCAAAATGGACGAGAGGTAAAACTAGAATCAGTTAACGCGCACATTCAACATATTGATCAAACCGTATTAAGTTTTTAAAGATGGAAACAGTAACAATTACCACCGATAGGCTTTCTTTAAAGAATGTAAGACTAGGAAGCGAGGTTAAAATATTTGATTTCGTTAACGCCTATGGTTGCAGTATTGATGATGGGTCACGTATAGGAGCATTTGTTGAAATTCAAAAGGGTGTCAGTATAGGTAAGAATTGCAAAATATCAAGTCATAGTTTTATTTGTGAAGGTGTGCATATTGGTAATAATACTTTTGTTGGGCACAATGTTACGTTTATCAATGACAAGTTTCCAAGAGCCACAAATGACGATGGGTCTTTGCAAACAGCAGATGATTGGACATGTATAGAGACGTTTGTGGAGGAAGGGGCTTCAATTGGTTCTAGTGCTACCATTCTTTGTGGTCTTCGTATAGGTCAGGGGGCAATAGTAGGTGCAGGGTCAGTTGTTACCAAAGATGTACCCCAAAATGCAGTAGTGGCCGGCAATCCTGCGCGAATTATTAAATACGTA
This genomic interval from Flavisolibacter tropicus contains the following:
- a CDS encoding Gfo/Idh/MocA family protein; this translates as MINIGIIGYGYWGPNLVRNFFAAKDCCVRCVADARSDRLEQLGKVFPGITGLQDADGIIRDPEIDAVVIATPVFTHFSLAKEAILQGKHVLIEKPMTSSLIEAEILLNLAEQKNVLLMVDHTFLYTGAVEKMKQLVESRELGNIKYLDSTRINLGLFQSDVNVLWDLAPHDISILNYIINERPYSVNATGVTHTHNAIENIAYLTVNYSSGFIAHFNCSWTSPVKVRMMLIGGDQKMILYNDLEPTEKVKIYDTGYHHKTDEEKKRILVDYRTGDIHVPKLNTSEALLGMANDFISSITESKDPRSSAQLGLNVVQILEASSKSIKQNGREVKLESVNAHIQHIDQTVLSF
- a CDS encoding acyltransferase — encoded protein: METVTITTDRLSLKNVRLGSEVKIFDFVNAYGCSIDDGSRIGAFVEIQKGVSIGKNCKISSHSFICEGVHIGNNTFVGHNVTFINDKFPRATNDDGSLQTADDWTCIETFVEEGASIGSSATILCGLRIGQGAIVGAGSVVTKDVPQNAVVAGNPARIIKYVENILI